The Macaca thibetana thibetana isolate TM-01 chromosome 11, ASM2454274v1, whole genome shotgun sequence genome window below encodes:
- the PTMS gene encoding parathymosin isoform X2, giving the protein MSEKSVEAAAELSAKDLKEKKEKVEEKASRKERKKEVVEEEENGAEEEEEETAEDGEEEDEGEEEDEEEEEEDDEGPALKRAAEEEDEADPKRQKTENGASA; this is encoded by the exons ATGTCGGAGAAAAGCGTGGAGGCAGCGGCCGAGTTGAGCGCCAAG GAcctgaaggagaagaaggagaaggtggAGGAGAAGGCAAGCCGGAAAGAGCGAAAGAAAGAAGTGGTGGAG GAGGAGGAGAACggggctgaggaggaagaagaagaaactgctgaggatggagaggaggaagatgaaggggaagaagaag atgaggaagaagaagaagaggatgaCGAAGGGCCCGCGCTGAAGAGAGCTGCCGAAGAGGAG GATGAAGCTGATCCCAAGCggcagaagacagaaaatgggGCATCGGCGTGA
- the PTMS gene encoding parathymosin isoform X5, with protein sequence MSEKSVEAAAELSAKDLKEKKEKVEEKASRKERKKEVVESPLPLVVMVGRACSQPEATPSPGPHRRRRTGLRRKKKKLLRMERRKMKGKKKMRKKKKRMTKGPR encoded by the exons ATGTCGGAGAAAAGCGTGGAGGCAGCGGCCGAGTTGAGCGCCAAG GAcctgaaggagaagaaggagaaggtggAGGAGAAGGCAAGCCGGAAAGAGCGAAAGAAAGAAGTGGTGGAG TCTCCCCTCCCATTGGTGGTAATGGTGGGCAGGGCATGCAGCCAGCCTGAGGCTACTCCCTCTCCTGGTCCCCACAGGAGGAGGAGAACggggctgaggaggaagaagaagaaactgctgaggatggagaggaggaagatgaaggggaagaagaag atgaggaagaagaagaagaggatgaCGAAGGGCCCGCGCTGA
- the PTMS gene encoding parathymosin isoform X4, producing the protein MPRRESPQEKAPEDLKEKKEKVEEKASRKERKKEVVEEEENGAEEEEEETAEDGEEEDEGEEEDEEEEEEDDEGPALKRAAEEEDEADPKRQKTENGASA; encoded by the exons ATGCCCAGGAGAGAGAGTCCTCAGGAAAAGGCCCCAGAG GAcctgaaggagaagaaggagaaggtggAGGAGAAGGCAAGCCGGAAAGAGCGAAAGAAAGAAGTGGTGGAG GAGGAGGAGAACggggctgaggaggaagaagaagaaactgctgaggatggagaggaggaagatgaaggggaagaagaag atgaggaagaagaagaagaggatgaCGAAGGGCCCGCGCTGAAGAGAGCTGCCGAAGAGGAG GATGAAGCTGATCCCAAGCggcagaagacagaaaatgggGCATCGGCGTGA
- the PTMS gene encoding parathymosin isoform X3, giving the protein MERICFAELNSSASEDLKEKKEKVEEKASRKERKKEVVEEEENGAEEEEEETAEDGEEEDEGEEEDEEEEEEDDEGPALKRAAEEEDEADPKRQKTENGASA; this is encoded by the exons ATGGAGAGGATTTGCTTTGCTGAGCTGAACTCTTCAGCCAGTGAG GAcctgaaggagaagaaggagaaggtggAGGAGAAGGCAAGCCGGAAAGAGCGAAAGAAAGAAGTGGTGGAG GAGGAGGAGAACggggctgaggaggaagaagaagaaactgctgaggatggagaggaggaagatgaaggggaagaagaag atgaggaagaagaagaagaggatgaCGAAGGGCCCGCGCTGAAGAGAGCTGCCGAAGAGGAG GATGAAGCTGATCCCAAGCggcagaagacagaaaatgggGCATCGGCGTGA